In a genomic window of Tachysurus vachellii isolate PV-2020 chromosome 13, HZAU_Pvac_v1, whole genome shotgun sequence:
- the sybl1 gene encoding vesicle-associated membrane protein 7 has translation MAILFAVVARGNTILAKHAWFVGNFLEVMEQILAKIPSENNKLTYSHDRYLFHYICHDRIIYLCITDEGFERSRAFSFLNEVKKRFQTTYGSRAQTALPYAMNSEFSSTLAAQMKHHSDPKSSDRLTETQMQVDDLRGIMVRNIDLVAQRGEKLELLIDKTENLVDSSVTFKTTSRNLARAMCMKNLKMTIIIVIVSLVVLYIIVTAACGGVTWPNCRSK, from the exons ATGGCGATCCTTTTCGCTGTGGTAGCTCGTGGAAACACAATACTCGCCAAACATGCCTGGTTTGTAGGAAACTTTCTTGAGGTGATGGAGCAAATTCTGGCAAAGATTCCATCTGAAAACAACAAACTAACCTACTCACATGACAG GTATCTCTTCCACTACATCTGTCACGACCGAATTATCTATTTATGCATCACAGATGAG GGATTTGAGAGGTCACGTGCATTCAGTTTCCTGAACGAAGTCAAGAAACGTTTCCAGACCACCTACGGCTCTCGGGCGCAGACGGCTTTACCCTACGCCATGAACAGCGAGTTCTCCAGCACTCTTGCTGCACAAATG AAACACCACTCAGATCCAAAAAGTTCGGATCGGTtgacagagacacagatgcAGGTGGATGACCTGAGAGGCATTATGGTCCGGAATATTG ATCTTGTGGCGCAGAGAGGAGAGAAGCTGGAACTTCTCATTGACAAGACTGAGAATTTGGTGgactca tctgtcactttcAAAACAACGAGTCGCAACCTAGCTCGTGCCATGTGTATGAAGAACCTGAAGATGACCATCATCATCGTAATTGTATCACTC